A window of Longimicrobiaceae bacterium genomic DNA:
CTCCTCGCGGCTCACGCCAGCGGCGAACGCGCGGTCCTTGAACTTCTTGAGCACGGAGCTGGCCTCCAGGTCCATGATGGACTTCGAGGGGCGCACCAGCGCCGCGGCGGTCACCAGCCCGGTGATCTCGTCGCACGCCCAGAGGGTGCGGTCCAGCAGCGTCTCCGGCTGCACCCCGGTTCGGGCGGCGTAGTGCGCCTCCACCGCGTGCACCAGCTCCTCCGGGTACCCGCGCTCCCGCAGGATCCGGGCGCCGTAGAGGGGGTGCTCGTCCGGGTGCTCCTCGTAGTCGAAGTCGTGCAGGAGCCCGGCGGCGCCGAACAGCTCCTCGTCCTCGCCGA
This region includes:
- a CDS encoding HD domain-containing protein produces the protein MAQLPPREESGALMHAHVQSESLRRHMYSVEAACRAYARRFGEDEELFGAAGLLHDFDYEEHPDEHPLYGARILRERGYPEELVHAVEAHYAARTGVQPETLLDRTLWACDEITGLVTAAALVRPSKSIMDLEASSVLKKFKDRAFAAGVSREEVQHAVELLGEDLKEHTQFVIEAMRGIAGELGLEGVRQ